One window of the Triticum dicoccoides isolate Atlit2015 ecotype Zavitan chromosome 3B, WEW_v2.0, whole genome shotgun sequence genome contains the following:
- the LOC119277690 gene encoding uncharacterized protein LOC119277690, with protein sequence MAAATARQLLVHRITSSCSSGTLPKHSSSSHGRSAYSSMCFNKAEKLPSFRARVSVKPPHAVPGKGGIVPADDDGVSLGTVKLPANIDVARFEGLLFQWGNSLCQGAMLPLPVPIKVDKVEGGIRLGFIGIDDGATSLLAYIDCLVSPATDGSGFVFRAIRNGAMKDMEPPGEPRIMRSLLMALQKSIQIAQV encoded by the exons ATGGCAGCTGCGACTGCAAGGCAGCTGTTGGTCCACAGGATCACTTCCTCCTGCTCCTCAGGGACGCTTCCCAAGCACAGTTCCAGCAGCCATGGCCGCTCTGCTTACAGCTCCATGTGCTTCAACAAGGCCGAGAAGCTCCCCAGTTTCAGAGCGAGGGTGTCCGTGAAGCCGCCGCACGCCGTGCCGGGGAAGGGCGGCATTGTGCCGGCCGACGACGACGGGGTCAGCCTCGGCACCGTGAAGCTGCCCGCCAACATCGACGTCGCTCGGTTCGAGGGGTTGCTCTTTCAG TGGGGGAACAGTCTCTGCCAAGGCGCCATGTTGCCACTGCCAGTGCCTATCAAG GTGGACAAGGTGGAGGGTGGGATCAGGCTAGGGTTCATTGGGATCGACGACGGTGCGACCTCGCTGCTGGCCTACATCGACTGCTTGGTGTCTCCGGCGACCGATGGCTCTGGGTTTGTGTTCCGAGCAATAAGGAACGGTGCTATGAAGGACATGGAGCCGCCTGGGGAGCCCAGGATCATGAGGAGCCTCCTCATGGCGCTTCAGAAGTCCATTCAGATTGCGCAAGTTTGA
- the LOC119277689 gene encoding sorting nexin 1-like yields MISAERSQSQSPRSPGAAAGAPFLSICVTDPVKMGTGVQSYISYRVITKTNLPEFEGAEKIVIRRYSDFEWLHDRLAEKYKGIFIPPLPEKNAVEKFRFSKEFIELRRQALDLFINRLASHPELKQSEDLRTFLQADEEKMDRARSFETGIFKKPGDFIQMFKDVQSKVSDVVLGKEKPVEESTPEYEKLKHYIFELENHLAEAQKQAFRLVKRHRELGQSLADFGKAIKLLGACEGDSLEKVFSEVGSKSEMLSIKLQREADNLLFNFEEPLKDYVRAVQSIKATMLDRANAFRQHFDLDQERKYKELNLEKMKFMNPEKFSESETEFSELKAASEEATKRYEHIVSVMNDELARFQEQKTADTGLAFHEFAKGQAKLAKDIADAWRSVLPKLEACSSS; encoded by the exons ATGATCTCCGCG GAGAGGAGCCAGTCGCAGAGCCCGCGGTCGCCCGGGGCGGCGGCCGGGGCGCCGTTCCTGTCGATCTGCGTCACGGATCCCGTCAAGATGGGCACCGGCGTTCAGTCCTACATCTCCTACCGCGTCATCACCAAG ACTAACCTACCTGAATTCGAGGGAGCAGAGAAAATTGTTATCCGGCGCTATAGTGATTTTGAGTGGCTGCACGATCGGCTAGCTGAGAAGTACAAAGGCATTTTTATACCTCCTCTTCCAGAGAAGAATGCTGTTG AGAAATTCCGGTTTAGCAAAGAATTCATTGAATTGAGGCGCCAAGCTCTGGACCTATTCATCAACAGACTAGCTTCACACCCTGAACTTAAGCAAAGCGAAGATTTGAGGACATTTTTGCAGGCAGATGAAGAG AAAATGGATAGAGCAAGGTCTTTTGAGACTGGTATATTTAAGAAGCCGGGAGATTTCATACAGATGTTTAAG GATGTACAGTCAAAAGTCAGCGATGTTGTTTTGGGAAAAGAAAAGCCAGTGGAAGAGTCTACTCCTGAATATGAGAAGCTTAAACATTACATATTTGAGCTAGAAAATCATCTAGCAGAGGCCCAGAAACAAGCATTTCGCCTTGTAAAAAGGCACAGAG AACTTGGGCAATCTTTGGCGGACTTTGGGAAAGCGATTAAGCTTTTAGGCGCCTGCGAAGGGGATTCGTTGGAGAAGGTGTTTTCTGAAGTTGGTTCGAAGTCAGAAATGTTGTCAATAAAGCTGCAAAGAGAG GCAGACAACCTTCTCTTTAATTTTGAAGAACCTTTGAAAGATTATGTGCGTGCTGTGCAGTCAATAAAG GCCACTATGCTTGATCGAGCCAATGCTTTTAGGCAGCACTTTGACTTGGACCAGGAGAGGAAGTATAAAGAGCTTAACCT TGAAAAAATGAAGTTCATGAATCCTGAGAAGTTTTCCGAGTCGGAAACTGAGTTCAGTGAG TTGAAAGCAGCCAGTGAGGAGGCTACGAAGAGGTACGAGCACATAGTTAGTGTGATGAACGACGAGCTTGCACGATTCCAGGAGCAGAAAACAGCTGATACTGGACTTGCGTTCCATGAGTTTGCCAAAGGGCAAGCAAAGTTAGCTAAAGATATTGCTGATGCATGGCGCAGCGTCCTCCCAAAGCTAGAGGCGTGTTCCAGTTCATAA